The sequence CGGGTCCGCACCGTGGAACACGCCAAGGGCGCCGGGCTCTCCCCATGCTCCGGCCTGATCGTCGGCATGGGCGAGTCTGACGAGGAATTGATCGACGCGGTGTTCGCGCTGCGCGACCTCGACGCCGACTCCATCCCGGTCAACTTCCTGATGCCGTTCGAGGGCACGCCGCTCGAGGGCACCTGGCTGCTCACCCCCGCGCACTGCCTGCGCATCCTCGCGCTGGTCCGCTTCGCCTGCCCGGACACGGAGCTGCGCATGGCCGGCGGCCGCGAAATGCACCTGCGCTCGCTCCAGCCGCTGGCGCTGCAGGTGGCCAACTCCCTCTTCCTCGGCGACTACCTCACCAGCGAGGGGCAGGCCGCGAAGGCCGACCTCGAGATGATCTCGGACAACGGCTTCGTGGTGCTCGGCGCGGACAGTGCCGCGGTACCGGCGGAGGAGAAGCACGACGGCGGCGCGGCGGCTCCGGCGTCCGAGCCCGCCTCGGCAGCGGCGGACCTTGACGATCCAGCGGTCGCCCCGGTCACGATCCGCCGGCGCGGCGCCGGAACCCAGCTCGCACCGAACGCCTAGGCGCGCCGTGGCAGTGCAGTCCCCCGCCGGCGTCGTTCCCGGCACCGTTCTTACCGCTACGCCGGCTTCCGGCGCCGAAACCATCCGGCGCGACCGCGGCCTGCTCTGGCACCCCTATGCCCCGCTGGACGGCCCGGCGCCCTACGCCGTCGAGGGCGCCGCCGGCGTCCGGCTGCGGCTGCAGGCGGACGACGGCGAGCGCTTCGAGGCCGTCGACGCGATGAGCTCGTGGTGGTCCATGATCCACGGCTACCGCAACCCGGTGCTGGACGAGGCGCTGCGGCGGCAGTCCGAGCGGTTCAGCCACGTCATGTTCGGCGGGCTGACGCACGAGCCGGCGGTGCGGCTGGCCGAGCAGCTGGTCCGGCTCGCACCGCAGCCGCTGGAGCACGTGTTCCTCGCCGACTCCGGCTCGGTCTCGGTGGAGGTGGCGCTCAAGCTCACCGTGCAGTACCAGGCGGCGACGGGGCGGCCGGAGCGGCAGCGCTTCCTCGCGCTGCGCGGCGGCTACCACGGTGACACCTTTGCGGCCATGAGCGTCTGCGATCCGGTGGACGGCATGCACTCGGCCTTTCCCGGGCTGGTGGCGCAGCAGGAGTTCCTGCCGCGTCCGCCCGCGGCGCGGTTGAATAACGACGGCGATCTG is a genomic window of Arthrobacter sp. Marseille-P9274 containing:
- the bioB gene encoding biotin synthase BioB, with protein sequence MFNNFSDLAAKQLDGGTLTREEALAILHSTDDQLLDVVSAAARLRRAHFANTVKVNYLVNLKSGLCPEDCTYCSQRLGSAAQILKYTWLKPEEAAEQAATGIRAGASRVCLVASGKGPTDRDVDRVAGMVEGLKDEHPQVEVCACLGILKDGQADRLKSAGVDAYNHNLNTSESNYADICTTHEYADRVRTVEHAKGAGLSPCSGLIVGMGESDEELIDAVFALRDLDADSIPVNFLMPFEGTPLEGTWLLTPAHCLRILALVRFACPDTELRMAGGREMHLRSLQPLALQVANSLFLGDYLTSEGQAAKADLEMISDNGFVVLGADSAAVPAEEKHDGGAAAPASEPASAAADLDDPAVAPVTIRRRGAGTQLAPNA